ACACATTTTTGGGTCTAAATCGTCGACTGCACCGTCAAAGATTCTAATATCACGTTTCAATGTGAAATTTACGTGGTCGGTAGCCGAATATCTGTTCCAGTCTTCGAGTTTGCGACCGAAGTTTTCAAAATTTAGGGCAAGAACATTTTCCAATCGAATTTTATGTAGGTGATTGCCCTGTTCGAATCGAATTTCACTACACTTGAAACTACGCCACTTTAAATATATTGTTTTTACATTGCTTGAAACCTTCACAGCACCTTTAACGTCAAATTCAAGCTCAATTCTGAATTTGGTTTCACCTTTACTTGTCATTAACATGAAATTCTCAACGGTTAAACTGTCGTCACCTTGTAGCTTACGAATTTTGCTTTGAATGTTATCTTTTATTAAGCTCTTTAAATGGTTCCAATCGTCACTTTTGGCACATTGATAATCTTCGAGTTTACTTGTTGCCGTCTCGCTTTCAGAATAAGTATAAACGAAGTCTTCCATTTTGAAGTGTATTGTATCGGAGGAGACTGTAATTTTTATGTTACCAGCATGAACTCTTGGTATGACGATTGTCAAACACAACACGGATAAGACAAAAATAAATGAGAGAGACCCTCTAGCGGTCATTTATTGCCTCCTCTCACTTCTTTGATGTTTCCATTCTATTCATGTCTTTCGCTTATAGTTGGTAAAGGGTTTATCAAAGGTTGACTCGTTAGGGTTCGGAAAAATAGAAAAATATGGACAGTAATTCTGGTTTCAAGAGGTTACGGCTAATTGACATTTAATATAGAGATTATCGCGGTTGGAGAAGAAATACTGAAAGGAAGAATAGTAGACACTAACTCGCCGTGGATTGTAGCCCAAGCAACAAGCGCCGGAGCAAACATTACGCGGATAACTTGCGTCGGAGATAATCTAAGCGACATTGAGGCGGTTATTCGAGATGCTATTCAGCGTGGCGTTGATTTGGTAGTTACAGTTGGAGGACTTGGTCCAACGCCAGACGATAGAACCTTAGAGGGGATTGCTAAGGCTACCGGCAGACAGTTTAGGCTAGATGAGCGGATACTCAGAATTCTGGAGAGAAAATACAATGAATTTGCTCAGCAAAGGGGAATTAAGTTAACGCCAGAAATGCTAGAGGGTCAAAGAAAAATGGCTTTCACTGCTGAAGGTTCTGAACCTATAGAAAACCCGCTTGGTACTGCACCGGGAATTAAACTGCAAGTCAATAAAACGATGATAATCTCCTTGCCTGGGGTTCCAGCAGAAATGAAAGCTATCTTCGAAAGAAGCTTACTTCCCCTAATTCGAAGCAAGACTAAGAAGTGTAGTCTCGTCAAAACCGTTAGGGTAAAAATGTTTGAATCCGAGTTGATTTCAGTATTACAAGAGGTAACGAAAGCTTATCCTCAAACTTATTTAAAGTCATATGCTGTTGATCCTACCGCCCATAGGCGTGAAATAGGTCTAAAAGTTGACATAATTGCAGAAAGCGAAACTGAAGAAAAGTGCCGAGAAATTCTAGAGGGGGCATTTCAGAAACTAAAAGCTTTAGTTGAAGAACGAGGTAGCAAAATTACACTTGAATAATTCCCAGTTGCTTAGCATTATCGATTTTCGGAAGAATAATGGCTAAGAAAATTCACTTCCCACTTCACTATTTTCACCGTTACATCGGTTGTTTCATCATTTCTCGCCTACAGCAGTTTACCGAGGAAAAGTGAGGATAATTATTCCCTCGCAAGATCATTACGCTATTAATGCTAGCGGTGAGTTAAATATCCAAAATGACTATGGCAAATAGATTTAGAGCGCTAGATCGATACACTTTTATCGTTTCCCCGGTGATAATGACAATTATGAGCAAGAAAAAACATTTCACCATCGAGGAAGCTAAAAGAATTGGAGAGATGCTAGGCATAGACTGGAGTAAATTCGATGTTGAGCAATTCAGGATTGGCATGGAAGTTGAACTGGAGCACGGCAAAAGAGACCCTGTAACTAATGTGACTAACGATGACCCAATTCTAACAGGGAAGATCGCGCTTGCACACTTGAACGAATTCCCAGATTACTATACTAGATTATCCAAGATGGAAAGGGAAGCGGAAGAATTTCACAAAGTCAGAAGAACTTAAAACCGATAATTGACTAAGGAGCTATATACAGCGATAGGCTGGTGGCTTTCGCGCGAGCTTTATTGCTGGAACTTTGGAAATTGTCTGGTTTTATTATGCCATTTATGTTGTGAGGTGAAGTTTCCATCATATCGGCTATTTTGTTTATAACATTCATTCCATGAAAAAGTATTCAAATGGAAAGCGCTAAGAATCGATGAAATAATTGCCCAGAGCTATAATTAAATTCGTTACAATATGAACTAATGCCTTTGCTGGTGAAGCCAAACCTACCGAAATAAAATTGGCTAAAGGACTCACTAAGATGCTTGAAGATGATATGGCAGCTGAAGAAGAAGCGATAAAACTATACAAGCAAGCTATCAAATTAGCAATCGAGTTAAATGATCCTGTAACACGACTCCTTAATGAAGAAATATTAGGTGACGAAGAAGACCATTGGGATAAATTCCGCACACGCTTGGAGAAAGCTGCCAAGGTAGAACTGATTTAAACCATTTTCTTTTTCTAATCTACATTTCAAAGGACTATAAATCAGTTAAGGTGTTCTAATTTTCCTTTTAATGGCGAAGAATCCAACATGGCAATTGCTAAAAATTTCTTTAAAAAAGGAGCAATTCCGTGACCCATCCGTGACTTACGACAAGCATACGGCGTGCGCAGTCGTCATTTCTTTGCCAGTGCAGATCAGCATACCTTGTCCGCCCCTAGTAATGATAACCTCTGTACCGCACACTTCTCTTCGCACTGAATTACTCTCGTTTTTAGTTTTCTAACTCTGCTTTCTTTATGGACAGAGCGTGCTTCATTTTCATCTATCAGACAACTGTAAGTGGAGATGGACTCTGCATCATTTCCTTTCTATAGTGAGCGGCAAATCTCTCGTGTCTTTCTATATCTTCAGGAGACACGCTGGGTTTAATGATTTCCATCGCCTTTAGAAAGTCCCTCATTTCTACCTTACGCGCCTTGTAACCTTCCCTTATAGCTATCATAGCAGCTTCTCTGCAGAGAGCTTCAATATCCGCACCCGTATATCCCTCGGTCTTCGCTGCAAGTTCATCTAATTTAACTTCGTCGGAAAGGGGCATCCTTTTCGTGTGAACTTTGAAGATTTGTAGCCGTGCTTCACGGTCAGGTGGTGGCACGTAGATTATTCGGTCAAACCTACCTGGGCGCAACAGCGCCTGATCAAGCAGGTCAGGTCTATTTGTAGCTGCAATTGTCACGACGTCTTTTAACACAGTAATCCCATCTATTTCAGTTAGAAGCTGATTAACAACTCTTTCAGTTACACCTGAATCACTGCCTCTCAATCCCCTATGCGGAGCAATCGAATCTATCTCATCGACGAAGATTATGCAGGGAGCTGACTCGCGGGCCTTCCTGAAGATTTCCCTCACACCCTTTTCTGATTCTCCTACCCATTTGCTCAGAAGCTCGGGACCTCGCACGCTGATGAAGTTTGCTTGGCTTTCAGTTGCCACAGCTTTCGCAAGTAAGGTCTTTCCCGTACCAGGTGGACCGTATAAGAGCACACCTTTCGGAGGTCGAATTCCCATTTGCTCAAACAGACCTGGATCCTTAAGGGGTAGCTCGACGGCTTCGCGTAATAACTTCTTAACTTCCTCCAATCCTCCAATATCCTCCCAGTGAACCGTTGGGACCTCAACGTAGACTTCTCTAAGCATTGAAGGCTGAACTTCTTTAAACGCCTCGTAGAAGTCTTGGCGTTCAACCTTTAACTTTTTCAACACTTCTGCTGGAATGACTTCTTTTTCCAGATCAATTTGAGGCAAATACCGTCTTAAAGCCTTCATTGCCGCCTCTCTGCAGAGGGCAGCGATGTCAGCGCCAGAGAAGCCGTGGGTAATTTCTGCAATCTCGTCTAGATTAACGTCTTCTGCGATTGGCATGCCGCGTGTGTGAATTTGTAAAATTTCCTTGCGCCCATTTCTATCGGGTATACGTATGGATATTTCTCGGTCGAATCTTCCGGGGCGGCGCAAAGCTGGATCTATCGCGTCAGGTCGATTTGTGGCACCTATAACCACTACCTGTCCACGCGTTTTCAATCCATCCATTAGGGCAAGTAGTTGGGCTACTACTCTCCTCTCAACTTCACCGGTAACCTCCTCCCTTTTCGGCGCGATGGCATCGAGTTCATCGATAAAGATTATGCTTGGAGCACGCTCTTCAGCTTCTTTAAAAACTTGCCTTAGCCTCTCCTCAGATTCTCCATAGAATTTACTCATTATTTCAGGTCCCGCGATGGAGGTGAAGTATGCGTTCGACTCGTTCGCTACGGCCTTTGCCAATAACGTCTTTCCAGTTCCAGGTGGGCCATGAATTAAAACTCCTTTAGGGGGCTCGATGCCTAGATGCCTAAAGAGTTCCGGATGTTTCATCGGAAGCTCGATCATTTCTCTTAT
The sequence above is drawn from the Candidatus Bathyarchaeota archaeon genome and encodes:
- a CDS encoding competence/damage-inducible protein A, whose translation is MTFNIEIIAVGEEILKGRIVDTNSPWIVAQATSAGANITRITCVGDNLSDIEAVIRDAIQRGVDLVVTVGGLGPTPDDRTLEGIAKATGRQFRLDERILRILERKYNEFAQQRGIKLTPEMLEGQRKMAFTAEGSEPIENPLGTAPGIKLQVNKTMIISLPGVPAEMKAIFERSLLPLIRSKTKKCSLVKTVRVKMFESELISVLQEVTKAYPQTYLKSYAVDPTAHRREIGLKVDIIAESETEEKCREILEGAFQKLKALVEERGSKITLE
- a CDS encoding desulforedoxin; translated protein: MRREVCGTEVIITRGGQGMLICTGKEMTTAHAVCLS
- a CDS encoding CDC48 family AAA ATPase; this translates as MAERKKVELKVAEAKQRDVGRGIVRLNEESRTALDVSIGDFVEIEGKQRTLGIVWPAYPEDEGLDLVRIDGTLRQNAGLTLGDVAIIRKAKVEPASEVVLSPTELIRTSPEFGDYVKYEILGRPLTRGNIIDIPILGRALRLVVTRVAPANAVVVTENTNVKVTTEPVSETELAIPKVTYEDIGGLSDVITRIREMIELPMKHPELFRHLGIEPPKGVLIHGPPGTGKTLLAKAVANESNAYFTSIAGPEIMSKFYGESEERLRQVFKEAEERAPSIIFIDELDAIAPKREEVTGEVERRVVAQLLALMDGLKTRGQVVVIGATNRPDAIDPALRRPGRFDREISIRIPDRNGRKEILQIHTRGMPIAEDVNLDEIAEITHGFSGADIAALCREAAMKALRRYLPQIDLEKEVIPAEVLKKLKVERQDFYEAFKEVQPSMLREVYVEVPTVHWEDIGGLEEVKKLLREAVELPLKDPGLFEQMGIRPPKGVLLYGPPGTGKTLLAKAVATESQANFISVRGPELLSKWVGESEKGVREIFRKARESAPCIIFVDEIDSIAPHRGLRGSDSGVTERVVNQLLTEIDGITVLKDVVTIAATNRPDLLDQALLRPGRFDRIIYVPPPDREARLQIFKVHTKRMPLSDEVKLDELAAKTEGYTGADIEALCREAAMIAIREGYKARKVEMRDFLKAMEIIKPSVSPEDIERHERFAAHYRKEMMQSPSPLTVV